Proteins co-encoded in one Saccharomyces cerevisiae S288C chromosome II, complete sequence genomic window:
- the RCF3 gene encoding Rcf3p (Mitochondrial inner membrane protein; associates with respiratory chain supercomplexes III (ubiquinol-cytochrome c reductase) and IV (cytochrome c oxidase); identified by sequence comparison with hemiascomycetous yeast species), whose product MGGNVLPIHYDPKTVKQLTKEITVASCIGAAQGALFSIASALLLRRFSSVYRNVRTQVRVFYHCSWISMGAVFRADKQLLKFQTNYYREEQKRREKIMDEAAERGLFLEDESLNSSRSTT is encoded by the exons ATGGGTGGTAACGTTCTCCCCATTCATTATGACCCCAAAACTGTTAAACAATTAACTAAAGAA ATTACTGTTGCATCATGTATAGGAGCTGCCCAAGGTGCTCTCTTCAGTATTGCCTCAGCGCTGCTGTTGAGAAGATTTTCATCAGTATATAGAAATGTCAGAACTCAAGTGCGTGttttttatcattgttCTTGGATTTCAATGGGTGCTGTCTTCAGAGCTGATAAGCAATTGCTCAAGTTCCAGACAAATTATTATCGTGAGGaacagaaaagaagagaaaagatTATGGATGAAGCTGCTGAGAGAGGCCTTTTTCTGGAGGATGAGAGTTTGAACTCTTCCCGGTCAACTACATGA
- the TRS20 gene encoding TRAPP subunit TRS20 (Core component of transport protein particle (TRAPP) complexes I-III; TRAPPs are multimeric guanine nucleotide-exchange factors for GTPase Ypt1p, regulating ER-Golgi traffic (TRAPPI), intra-Golgi traffic (TRAPPII), endosome-Golgi traffic (TRAPPII and III) and autophagy (TRAPPIII); mutation leads to defects in endocytic recycling, block in sporulation/meiosis; mutations in human homolog TRAPPC2 cause spondyloepiphyseal dysplasia tarda, TRAPPC2 can complement yeast null mutant), whose translation MPQYFAIIGKKDNPVYEIEFTNAENPQGFPQDLKELNPFILHASLDIVEDLQWQINPTSQLNGNGGNGSNGGGGFLRSRAVNNTDNCYLGKVDHFYGLAITAYISYSGMKFVMIHGNSANSSVVIDDNNMRSFYQEVHELYVKTLMNPFYKITDPIRSPAFDSRVRTLARKHLSK comes from the coding sequence ATGCCTCAGTATTTTGCCATTATTGGTAAGAAGGACAATCCTGTCTATGAAATCGAGTTTACCAATGCAGAAAATCCACAGGGTTTTCCTCAGgatttaaaagaattaaatCCGTTCATACTGCATGCATCACTAGATATCGTAGAAGATTTACAATGGCAAATTAATCCGACTTCACAGTTAAATGGGAACGGTGGAAACGGATCCAATGGCGGTGGTGGGTTCCTTCGATCTAGAGCTGTAAACAATACTGATAATTGTTATCTAGGTAAAGTTGATCATTTTTATGGACTAGCAATAACGGCTTATATTAGCTATAGTGGGATGAAGTTCGTGATGATCCATGGGAACTCAGCCAACAGTAGCGTAGTTATTGACGACAATAATATGAGGTCATTCTACCAAGAGGTACACGAACTATACGTAAAGACACTAATGAACCCGTTTTATAAGATTACAGACCCTATTAGGAGCCCGGCATTCGACTCGAGGGTAAGGACATTAGCACGTAAGCATTTGTCCAAATAA
- the MTC4 gene encoding Mtc4p (hypothetical protein; required for normal growth rate at 15 degrees C; green fluorescent protein (GFP)-fusion protein localizes to the cytoplasm in a punctate pattern; mtc4 is synthetically sick with cdc13-1): protein MTHTNEHDHKAEQQQNGRGDTTTETVNPQKMKLVTKLLIDNKFGLMDDLNFSIPLTASSEGVPISAKTSELGTEYLKNQQENSVSPILPISRSTRIKADRVRIYLDYYYNILERCISIDSSQNHHEGVEGVYNPLQVIRNRKLKKKHHELPTREFYTTKHPIIAIKQFSKKPNKKMPWFVDINEKYMDLTWRTSHWEELVDPQGKLWFQSYSPSNESSGSSSSRRHHGHHIHPRRHLQHHSRVRTANSVHSNTQSLTPKRVMTNEEDNNNHNNNNMITKIATTPEAQISRNKKSDLNLSHIHLEVPITNTVTNTSSDQGSLIIEAKGSSYGGDRRGSSNTSGSGGKRNSKHYRSKSAGPPENEKSRMNGLEKIISKTSKGWSRSPKKNTPGLEKQVLLNPTISNGGTSRRSSNNGESISTNSSKSSMGITFGNTETYKTPVDNGKDAIIRQSLLSEVPVHTLRGKTSNRSLRAEGEQALESDKELPNGAGSIYEGAPREKTTSQGSEPVGLVSDSLQVDEQLQRYWHDTRYIMSTVAMMQHRRETHDIVKRREIARRNEIEITQDADTNIRKTADALTQYDNELNKVLKLGNDWTSKLLNDYSIRVETLISSSDRILSDINTTLTLKLKMFQENTERYVTVKVMRAQKMTKTIYRLLEFGIVLVLWTIWFLFSVLRSIRFTIFLVLKIIKALLW from the coding sequence ATGACTCATACAAATGAGCACGACCATAAGGCtgaacaacaacaaaatgGAAGGGGCGATACAACAACAGAGACTGTAAACCCtcagaagatgaaattggTTACCAAACTTCTCATTGATAATAAATTTGGACTAATGGACGACTTGAATTTTAGTATACCATTAACCGCTTCTTCTGAGGGTGTACCAATATCAGCAAAGACATCAGAATTGGGTACGGAGTACCTCAAGAATCAACAAGAGAATTCAGTAAGCCCAATACTTCCAATATCAAGAAGTACAAGAATAAAAGCAGACAGGGTGAGAATATATTTAGACTATTATTATAATATATTAGAGCGTTGCATTTCAATTGATAGCTCCCAGAATCATCATGAGGGTGTTGAAGGGGTGTACAACCCATTACAAGTTATTAGGAATCgtaaattaaaaaagaagcatcATGAATTACCTACCAGAGAGTTTTATACTACAAAACACCCTATTATTGCCATTAAGCAGTTTTCGAAAAAAcccaacaaaaaaatgccGTGGTTTGTAGATATAAACGAGAAGTATATGGATTTGACTTGGAGAACTTCGCATTGGGAAGAATTAGTGGATCCTCAAGGTAAGCTTTGGTTCCAGTCTTATAGTCCTTCCAACGAATCGAGCGgatcatcatcatcccGCCGGCATCATGGACACCACATTCATCCCAGAAGACATTTACAACATCACTCCAGGGTCCGTACAGCTAATTCAGTGCACTCAAACACTCAATCACTGACACCGAAACGAGTCATGACcaatgaagaagacaatAATAATcataacaataataacatgATAACGAAGATCGCAACTACTCCAGAAGCTCAGATTTCaaggaacaaaaaatctgATCTCAATTTAAGTCACATTCATTTAGAGGTACCAATAACCAATACAGTTACAAACACCTCATCAGATCAGGGGTCATTGATCATCGAAGCAAAGGGCAGTAGCTATGGAGGTGATCGTCGTGGAAGTAGTAATACCAGTGGAAGTGGtgggaaaagaaattctaAACATTATCGTTCAAAATCAGCAGGCCCCCCGGAAAACGAGAAATCAAGAATGAATGGGCTCGAAAAAATCATTAGTAAAACGTCGAAAGGATGGTCTAGatcaccaaaaaaaaatacgcCTGGGCTTGAAAAACAGGTGCTTCTGAATCCCACTATTAGTAATGGAGGCACCAGCAGAAGGAGCAGTAATAATGGAGAGAGTATTAGTACCAACAGTAGCAAAAGTAGCATGGGAATTACTTTTGGAAACACTGAAACTTACAAGACGCCGGTTGATAATGGGAAAGATGCTATAATACGGCAAAGTTTGTTGAGCGAAGTGCCAGTTCATACCTTGAGAGGTAAAACCAGCAACAGATCGTTGCGAGCAGAAGGTGAACAAGCTCTTGAAAGTGACAAAGAATTACCAAATGGTGCTGGGAGTATTTACGAAGGTGCGCCTAGGGAGAAGACTACTAGTCAAGGTAGCGAACCAGTGGGATTAGTAAGCGATTCCTTACAGGTTGACGAACAGTTACAGAGATACTGGCATGATACAAGGTATATTATGAGTACCGTAGCTATGATGCAACACAGGAGAGAGACACATGATATAGTGAAGAGGAGAGAAATTGCACGAAGAAACGAAATTGAAATTACACAAGATGCAGATACAAACATTAGGAAGACTGCAGATGCTTTGACTCAGTATGATAATGAATTGAATAAAGTTTTAAAGCTAGGTAATGACTGGACATCAAAACTTCTGAACGACTATTCAATTCGTGTAGAAACTTTGATATCATCTAGTGACAGAATTCTTAGTGATATAAATACAACATTGACATTGAAGTTGAAAATGTTTCAAGAGAATACAGAAAGGTATGTTACGGTGAAAGTTATGAGAGCCCAAAAGATGACCAAAACCATATATCGGTTGCTGGAATTTGGCATTGTTTTAGTTCTTTGGACAATTTGGTTTTTGTTCAGCGTCCTGAGAAGCATTCGGTtcacaatttttttagttctAAAAATCATTAAGGCATTGCTGTGGTAA
- the SRB6 gene encoding Srb6p (Subunit of the RNA polymerase II mediator complex; associates with core polymerase subunits to form the RNA polymerase II holoenzyme; essential for transcriptional regulation), with amino-acid sequence MSNQALYEKLEQTRTILSVKLAELINMTTIADRNDDDEGSFAQENSELAVATTSVMMVNNQTMQLIKNVQDLLILTRSIKEKWLLNQIPVTEHSKVTRFDEKQIEELLDNCIETFVAEKTT; translated from the coding sequence atgagCAACCAGGCACTATATGAGAAACTCGAACAAACCAGGACGATTCTGTCCGTGAAGCTGGCGGAATTGATAAATATGACTACGATAGCCGATAgaaatgatgatgacgaggGTTCATTCGCACAAGAAAATTCTGAGCTCGCTGTGGCCACGACCAGTGTGATGATGGTGAATAACCAGACCATGCAATTGATTAAAAATGTTCAAGACTTGTTGATCCTGACCAGATCgataaaagagaaatggCTACTGAACCAAATTCCTGTAACGGAACACTCAAAAGTGACTCGTTTTGACGAGAAGCAGATAGAGGAATTACTGGATAACTGTATAGAAACGTTCGTGGCGGAAAAAACTACGTAA
- the MRPS5 gene encoding mitochondrial 37S ribosomal protein uS5m MRPS5 (Mitochondrial ribosomal protein of the small subunit), with translation MFKRQLSTSVRYLQHYDESLLSRYYPESLLKSIKLAQQTIPEDTKFRVSRNVEFAPPYLDDFTKIHPFWDYKPGMPHLHAQEENNNFSIFRWDQVQQPLPGEGNILPPGVSLPNDGGRKSKSADVAAGLHKQTGVDPDYITRKLTMKPLVMKRVSNQTGKGKIASFYALVVVGDKNGMVGLGEGKSREEMSKAIFKAHWDAVRNLKEIPRYENRTIYGDIDFRYHGVKLHLRSAKPGFGLRVNHVIFEICECAGIKDLSGKVYKSRNDMNIAKGTIEAFTKAQKTLDEVALGRGKKLVDVRKVYYSS, from the coding sequence ATGTTCAAGAGGCAATTATCGACTAGTGTTCGTTATCTACAGCATTATGATGAGTCGCTATTATCAAGGTACTATCCTGAAAGTCTTTTAAAATCCATAAAACTTGCTCAACAAACGATACCAGAAGATACTAAATTCAGAGTATCTCGTAACGTGGAATTCGCACCACCATATTTGGATGATTTTACCAAAATACATCCTTTTTGGGATTACAAACCAGGCATGCCCCATCTCCACGCTCAAGAGGAGAATAATAACTTCAGCATCTTTAGATGGGACCAGGTACAACAACCATTACCAGGCGAAGGTAACATTCTGCCTCCAGGAGTCAGCTTACCAAACGATGGTGGTCGGAAATCGAAAAGCGCCGATGTAGCTGCAGGGCTACACAAGCAAACCGGTGTAGATCCGGATTATATCACTAGAAAGTTGACTATGAAGCCGCTGGTGATGAAAAGAGTGTCAAATCAGACTGGGAAGGGTAAAATTGCGTCTTTCTATGCCTTGGTTGTCGTTGGTGACAAAAACGGTATGGTAGGTTTGGGAGAAGGTAAATCTCGTGAAGAAATGTCCAAAGCGATCTTTAAAGCTCATTGGGATGCGGTAAGGAACCTGAAGGAAATACCTAGGTATGAAAACAGAACTATTTATGGTGATATAGATTTTAGGTATCATGGTGTGAAACTACATTTAAGAAGTGCAAAACCAGGGTTTGGATTACGTGTAAACCATGTAATCTTTGAGATTTGTGAATGTGCAGGTATCAAAGATCTGAGTGGGAAAGTATATAAATCCAGAAACGATATGAATATAGCTAAAGGTACCATCGAGGCTTTCACGAAAGCTCAAAAGACATTGGATGAGGTTGCCCTGGGTAGAGGCAAAAAGCTTGTTGATGTCAGGAAAGTTTACTATTCAAGCTGA
- the HIS7 gene encoding imidazoleglycerol-phosphate synthase (Imidazole glycerol phosphate synthase; glutamine amidotransferase:cyclase that catalyzes the fifth step of histidine biosynthesis and also produces 5-aminoimidazole-4-carboxamide ribotide (AICAR), a purine precursor): MPVVHVIDVESGNLQSLTNAIEHLGYEVQLVKSPKDFNISGTSRLILPGVGNYGHFVDNLFNRGFEKPIREYIESGKPIMGICVGLQALFAGSVESPKSTGLNYIDFKLSRFDDSEKPVPEIGWNSCIPSENLFFGLDPYKRYYFVHSFAAILNSEKKKNLENDGWKIAKAKYGSEEFIAAVNKNNIFATQFHPEKSGKAGLNVIENFLKQQSPPIPNYSAEEKELLMNDYSNYGLTRRIIACLDVRTNDQGDLVVTKGDQYDVREKSDGKGVRNLGKPVQLAQKYYQQGADEVTFLNITSFRDCPLKDTPMLEVLKQAAKTVFVPLTVGGGIKDIVDVDGTKIPALEVASLYFRSGADKVSIGTDAVYAAEKYYELGNRGDGTSPIETISKAYGAQAVVISVDPKRVYVNSQADTKNKVFETEYPGPNGEKYCWYQCTIKGGRESRDLGVWELTRACEALGAGEILLNCIDKDGSNSGYDLELIEHVKDAVKIPVIASSGAGVPEHFEEAFLKTRADACLGAGMFHRGEFTVNDVKEYLLEHGLKVRMDEE; encoded by the coding sequence atgcCGGTCGTTCACGTGATTGACGTTGAAAGTGGTAACCTACAGTCACTAACCAATGCAATTGAGCATTTAGGTTACGAAGTACAACTGGTGAAATCACCAAAGGATTTTAACATATCAGGCACGTCAAGATTGATTTTGCCTGGTGTCGGAAATTATGGCCATTTCGTCGACAATTTATTTAATAGAGGATTCGAAAAGCCGATAAGAGAATACATTGAATCTGGAAAACCAATAATGGGAATTTGCGTCGGGCTACAAGCGCTCTTTGCCGGTTCCGTGGAAAGCCCTAAGAGTACGGGTCTGAACTACATTGATTTTAAGTTGTCCAGGTTCGATGATTCAGAAAAGCCAGTACCAGAAATAGGTTGGAATTCTTGCATTCCCTCGGAAAACCTATTCTTTGGATTGGATCCATACAAGAGGTACTATTTCGTCCATTCTTTTGCTGCCATTCTGAAttcagaaaagaaaaaaaacctaGAAAATGACGGTTGGAAAATTGCAAAAGCTAAGTACGGTTCAGAGGAATTTATTGCGGCAGTCAACAAGAATAATATATTCGCTACTCAGTTCCATCCTGAAAAATCAGGTAAAGCTGGTTTGAACGTCATtgagaattttttgaagcaACAAAGTCCTCCGATTCCAAACTATAGTGCGGAAGAGAAGGAACTCTTAATGAATGACTATTCAAATTATGGTCTAACACGCAGAATTATTGCTTGTCTTGATGTACGTACTAATGACCAAGGTGATTTGGTGGTTACTAAAGGTGATCAATACGATGTACGTGAAAAAAGTGATGGTAAAGGTGTTAGAAACCTTGGTAAGCCTGTTCAGTTGGCACAGAAATATTACCAACAGGGTGCGGATGAAGTaacatttttgaatataaCTTCTTTTAGAGATTGTCCTTTGAAGGATACTCCGATGCTAGAGGTTCTGAAACAAGCCGCAAAGACAGTCTTTGTTCCATTGACAGTCGGTGGGGGGATCAAGGATATTGTCGATGTTGATGGAACCAAAATACCTGCTTTAGAAGTTGCAAGTCTATACTTCAGATCTGGTGCTGATAAAGTATCGATCGGTACGGATGCAGTCTATGCAGCCGAAAAATACTACGAGTTGGGTAACAGAGGAGATGGAACGTCACCAATAGAGACAATCTCGAAAGCATACGGTGCTCAGGCAGTTGTTATTTCTGTCGACCCTAAGAGAGTATATGTAAATTCACAAGCAGATACGAAGAACAAAGTCTTCGAGACAGAATATCCGGGCCCCAATGGAGAGAAATACTGCTGGTACCAATGTACAATCAAAGGTGGAAGAGAATCTAGAGACCTTGGTGTGTGGGAATTAACAAGGGCATGTGAAGCTCTAGGTGCTGGGGAGATTTTATTGAACTGCATAGACAAGGATGGCTCTAATTCTGGTTATGATCTGGAATTGATAGAACATGTTAAAGATGCGGTCAAGATTCCCGTCATTGCATCCAGTGGCGCCGGTGTACCCGAACATTTCGAAGAGGCCTTCCTAAAGACCCGCGCAGATGCTTGCTTGGGTGCAGGTATGTTCCACAGAGGTGAATTCACTGTTAACGATGTAAAGGAGTATTTACTAGAGCACGGATTAAAGGTTAGAATGGATGAAGAGTAA
- the DUT1 gene encoding bifunctional dITP/dUTP diphosphatase (Deoxyuridine triphosphate diphosphatase (dUTPase); catalyzes hydrolysis of dUTP to dUMP and PPi, thereby preventing incorporation of uracil into DNA during replication; critical for the maintenance of genetic stability; also has diphosphatase activity on deoxyinosine triphosphate; human homolog DUT allows growth of yeast haploid dut1 null mutant after sporulation of heterozygous diploid) — translation MTATSDKVLKIQLRSASATVPTKGSATAAGYDIYASQDITIPAMGQGMVSTDISFTVPVGTYGRIAPRSGLAVKNGIQTGAGVVDRDYTGEVKVVLFNHSQRDFAIKKGDRVAQLILEKIVDDAQIVVVDSLEESARGAGGFGSTGN, via the coding sequence ATGACTGCTACTAGCGACAAAGTACTAAAGATTCAATTGCGCTCAGCAAGCGCTACTGTACCTACCAAAGGTTCTGCCACTGCCGCGGGATACGACATTTATGCATCTCAGGATATTACCATTCCGGCTATGGGTCAAGGTATGGTTTCCACCGACATATCGTTCACCGTACCTGTTGGTACCTACGGTCGTATTGCGCCAAGGTCAGGCCTGGCAGTGAAAAACGGTATCCAAACCGGTGCTGGTGTTGTCGACAGAGATTACACCGGTGAAGTTAAAGTAGTTTTATTCAATCATTCACAGAGGGATTTCGCGATCAAAAAAGGTGATCGCGTAGCCCAATTGattctggaaaaaattgtcgATGATGCCCAGATCGTTGTTGTAGACTCTCTGGAAGAAAGTGCAAGAGGGGCCGGTGGCTTTGGTAGCACTGGTAACTAA
- the ARO4 gene encoding 3-deoxy-7-phosphoheptulonate synthase ARO4 (3-deoxy-D-arabino-heptulosonate-7-phosphate (DAHP) synthase; catalyzes the first step in aromatic amino acid biosynthesis and is feedback-inhibited by tyrosine or high concentrations of phenylalanine or tryptophan; relative distribution to the nucleus increases upon DNA replication stress) has translation MSESPMFAANGMPKVNQGAEEDVRILGYDPLASPALLQVQIPATPTSLETAKRGRREAIDIITGKDDRVLVIVGPCSIHDLEAAQEYALRLKKLSDELKGDLSIIMRAYLEKPRTTVGWKGLINDPDVNNTFNINKGLQSARQLFVNLTNIGLPIGSEMLDTISPQYLADLVSFGAIGARTTESQLHRELASGLSFPVGFKNGTDGTLNVAVDACQAAAHSHHFMGVTKHGVAAITTTKGNEHCFVILRGGKKGTNYDAKSVAEAKAQLPAGSNGLMIDYSHGNSNKDFRNQPKVNDVVCEQIANGENAITGVMIESNINEGNQGIPAEGKAGLKYGVSITDACIGWETTEDVLRKLAAAVRQRREVNKK, from the coding sequence ATGAGTGAATCTCCAATGTTCGCTGCCAACGGCATGCCAAAGGTAAATCAAGGtgctgaagaagatgtCAGAATTTTAGGTTACGACCCATTAGCTTCTCCAGCTCTCCTTCAAGTGCAAATCCCAGCCACACCAACTTCTTTGGAAACTGCCAAGAGAGGTAGAAGAGAAGCTATAGATATTATTACCGGTAAAGACGACAGAGTTCTTGTCATTGTCGGTCCTTGTTCCATCCATGATCTAGAAGCCGCTCAAGAATACGCTTTGAgattaaagaaattgtCAGATGAATTAAAAGGTGATTTATCCATCATTATGAGAGCATACTTGGAGAAGCCAAGAACAACCGTCGGCTGGAAAGGTCTAATTAATGACCCTGATGTTAACAACACTTTCAACATCAACAAGGGTTTGCAATCCGCTAGACAATTGTTTGTCAACTTGACAAATATCGGTTTGCCAATTGGTTCTGAAATGCTTGATACCATTTCTCCTCAATACTTGGCTGATTTGGTCTCCTTCGGTGCCATTGGTGCCAGAACCACCGAATCTCAACTGCACAGAGAATTGGCCTCCGGTTTGTCTTTCCCAGTTGGTTTCAAGAACGGTACCGATGGTACCTTAAATGTTGCTGTGGATGCTTGTCAAGCCGCTGCTCATTCTCACCATTTCATGGGTGTTACTAAGCATGGTGTTGCTGCTATCACCACTACTAAGGGTAACGAACACTGCTTCGTTATTCTAAGAGGTGGTAAAAAGGGTACCAACTACGACGCTAAGTCCGTTGCAGAAGCTAAGGCTCAATTGCCTGCCGGTTCCAACGGTCTAATGATTGACTACTCTCACGGTAACTCCAATAAGGATTTCAGAAACCAACCAAAGGTCAATGACGTTGTTTGTGAGCAAATCGCTAACGGTGAAAACGCCATTACCGGTGTCATGATTGAATCAAACATCAACGAAGGTAACCAAGGCATCCCAGCCGAAGGTAAAGCCGGCTTGAAATATGGTGTTTCCATCACTGATGCTTGTATAGGTTGGGAAACTACTGAAGACGTCTTGAGGAAATTGGCTGCTGCTGTCAGACAAAGAAGAGAAGTTAACAAGAAATAG
- the SPO23 gene encoding Spo23p (hypothetical protein; associates with meiosis-specific protein Spo1p), with translation MLFSSSSSSLNSEVSQVFSENISSRSTTLTESSTQSEIRQHFGNEDFSGELPKKLIQLKKLKNGGTTIKKAKEDLEYCYDSLRLYENPYVTSSVDKKCGYSIELYLDNKYKTLMFSDLQLNADYPLYYDSSLDNISTNVERERATPLQIKGKIRINIDREDQALLITSHSISLKCFTKEYACFVNSETSKNSYSDKIIKELNHTEFFESSTYPKQQLRVIHHSLNDKKILLTKGTYDYPFTFTLQANTFPASFSSFFGKTHFRIESLTTIMRIPSKPKNLLKFLKNESFTDKIILTEEIKVKRVLPSTSMLKFETFQLRSYNTASEIVVSVIGNSKLIEIGMPFQMILSITKTDSSIELQEASLAVAQRMAIPSIDLKTKKILREPYIKKSEYLLRTVESQSFDSDKTIFGFCFDDVVIPTYADGLPSWFKTFYCEPSSFYPNHAALKVTHLLLFRITYSRNELVEGLEMKKNYRITVNFPILVGDSDISTSSLLPKYEKFENISDLQDEPPLYSMVAGENSL, from the coding sequence ATGTTGttttcgtcttcatcttcttcacttAATTCCGAGGTTTCACAAGTGTTCTCGGAAAATATATCTAGTAGATCCACTACTCTGACTGAAAGTTCCACACAAAGCGAGATAAGGCAGCATTTTGGTAATGAAGATTTCAGTGGTGAActaccaaaaaaattaattcaactcaagaaattaaaaaatggtGGCACTACAATCAAGAAGGCTAAGGAAGACCTTGAGTATTGCTATGATTCACTACGGCTGTACGAAAATCCCTATGTAACATCATCTGTAGATAAAAAATGTGGTTACAGCATTGAATTGTATCTAGATAACAAGTACAAAACACTAATGTTCTCCGATTTACAATTGAATGCTGACTATCCGTTGTATTACGATTCCTCACTGGATAATATATCTACAAATgttgaaagagaaagagcCACTCCTCTACAAATCAAAGGAAAGATTAGGATAAACATTGATAGAGAAGACCAGGCCCTCTTAATCACTTCCCattcaatttctttaaaatgTTTCACAAAGGAATATGCATGCTTTGTAAATTCAGAAACTAGCAAAAACTCCTATAGTGACAAAATTATCAAAGAACTTAATCACACAGAGTTTTTTGAGTCTTCCACCTACCCCAAACAGCAGTTGAGAGTCATACACCACTCATTAAATGATAAGAAAATTCTATTGACAAAGGGCACGTACGATTACCCATTCACTTTTACCCTTCAAGCAAATACTTTCCCAGCAAGTTTctcttccttctttggCAAGACCCATTTTCGAATAGAAAGCttaacaacaataatgagAATACCAAGTAAACCTAAAAACTTactcaaatttttgaagaatgaAAGTTTTACAGATAAGATCATTTTaacagaagaaattaaagtTAAAAGAGTCCTGCCTTCAACGAGTATGCTTAAGTTTGAAACATTTCAATTAAGGTCATACAATACTGCAAGTGAGATCGTAGTATCGGTCATTGGAAACTCCAAGTTGATTGAAATTGGTATGCCTTTCCAAATGATATTATCAATTACCAAAACAGATTCTTCCATTGAATTACAGGAAGCTTCTTTGGCAGTTGCACAGAGAATGGCAATACCAAGTATTGATTTGAAGACCAAGAAAATACTACGAGAGCCATACATTAAAAAGTCCGAGTATTTACTAAGAACTGTAGAAAGCCAAAGTTTCGATTCCGACAAGACCATTTTCGGATTTTGCTTTGATGACGTTGTCATCCCAACCTATGCGGATGGTCTACCGAGCTGGTTTAAAACATTCTACTGTGAACCAAGTTCATTTTATCCCAATCATGCTGCCCTCAAAGTAACTCATTTGCTTTTGTTCAGAATAACCTATAGCAGGAATGAATTGGTGGAAGGGcttgaaatgaaaaaaaattatcgtATTACGGtgaattttccaattttaGTTGGCGATAGTGATATTTCGACCAGCTCTTTGTTACccaaatatgaaaaatttgaaaatattagtGATCTACAAGATGAACCCCCACTATATTCTATGGTAGCAGGTGAGAATAGCTTATGA